In the Diceros bicornis minor isolate mBicDic1 chromosome X, mDicBic1.mat.cur, whole genome shotgun sequence genome, TGGTGACCCTCCTGGCACAGGTGCCCAGCTCAGAGGACTCTCCAGCACTGTCATCTTCATTGAGGAAGCTCACCACAGTCTGGGTGTCTTCATCGAGGTCCTTGGAGGAGGAGTGCCCCCTGGTGAAGGTGTGACGGTAGTGGAGGCTGCTGCGCAGTTCTGTGGCATAGGGTCGTCCTGGAACTCGAAGACTGCCGAGGTTAAGGCCGAGGCTGAGGCCAAGGCAGTAGTGATGAATGGACCTGTGAGGGCCTGGCCCGGTGTCTCCTTGCCTTCAATGTTCATTTCGAAGGTGCATGAGGCCTGGGAGGTCTTGTGGTGGCGGCGCCGGCACCTCCCAATGACGCTGCCCTGCAGCACAGCCTCCGGGGGCCAGCAGGGCAGGTCGAGCGGGAAGGAGGCCCTGGAGGCGGTACCTTCCAGGATGAAGCCTTCGCTGCCACCTACGAAGTAGGCCTCGCAGCGGTGGCCCATCTGCAGCTCTTCCCGGGATAATGCCCGCCACTTGTGGGCAACCTCAGCCATGTTGCTGAAGAACTTGACAATGCCGGTGAAAGGCGTGGCCTTGTCTTGACATAGGTGCTCAGGACTCTCCTCATAGCCCCCTTCTACATTCCTTTCCAAGGTGGAGCCCTCGATGGTGGCCTCAAGCTCCTGGATTCTGGAGTCTCCTGCTGATTTGTGTGAGACCTCACGGTCTCCAGAATACACGCTTTTCAGGTAGCTCCTGGCCCACTTGCCATTATCGGGCTGCTCAGGGGTCTCTTTCTCCCAGAGGTCTTCTTCTACTTGGGTGCAAAAGTCGTTGAAGGCCAGCACTTTATAGTTCACCCTCCTGGGGTGTGCACCAGCCTCTGCACATCTGCAAGGAAGGTCTCCAAGCCCTCAATGTGGCCCGCGTAGGAGTGGCGGAAGGGCTTCCGGGCCTCCTCGGCTTTCCTCATCTGGTAGATACCTGGGGCCTCCTGGGTTTCCTGGGTCTTGCTGCTCCTAGGGTCAGTATTCTTGGAGGCCCCAGTTGAAGGCTTCAACCTCTTGAATGACTTCGTTCGATCCATTAACGTGACTTTGGGTTTCAACTCTGACGGCCTGGAGGTGTCTTCCAGTAAAATCATGGACTGGGGTCGCTTCCCCAGACTGGAGGCCCCTTTTCTGCAGCTCACAAAATTCCAGATCTTGTTGACTTTGGTTTTCTTCCTGTTCTGACCACTCTCTTCCCCGGGACTCAAGTCATCCTTATCACACTGCTCAGACTCCTTCAGCCCCACCTTCCCAGGGAGGCCTTCTACCTCAGGGCAGCCTGGGAAGACCTGAGCCAGGTAACCAGTGGGCACCAGCTCAGAGAGGGAGGCAGTCCAGCAGCTGCTGAGAGTCTCCATGGTCAAAGCAGGGGATGGGGCCACCAAGGCACAGAGGGAGGGCTGGCCAGTTATTTTCAGCtaaaggggagaggaagaggggagctAGATTAGGTAAAGCCAAAAATAGTGTTCTTTACAGATTTGTCATGATCAAATAGAATATACTTTGTCACCACTGGGCCACCAAATCTTTAGGAcctttacaaaacaaaaattcattaaTTTGACCCCCATTAGTTTAGgatctagattggaggagatcaCAGCTTATCCTGTGTACCAAGAAAAGCTTTGATTCCCATTTAACTTCAAATATGCTTCAAAGGGACATAACTTAAAGCTATTATTATCAGATCTTGACAACGgagcaaatacattttaaaaaagccaaaaaaagaaaaagctgaaaggTACCTCAGAAGTCCATCATTTTGATCCTCTCACTTTATAGGGAGGTACTTGAGATCCAGAGAAGACATGTGTATTGCCTAAGCCACAAAGCCAAGGGAGCAGCAGGTAGGGATCCAGTCCATGCTTCCCTTTCTCATttgctccttcattcactcaggaaacCAGCAAGTAGTGAGTTCACCTACTAGATCACCTGCTCAGCACTGACCCCTCAGCTAGGTGCTGGACACCACTAAGATGAAAAAGACACATACAGCTAGCCACCCAAGCTCACAGGCTACTTGGAGAGACTGATGGACATAAACAATTATAATACAGCCTGATAAGTGTTCTAATAGAGGTATGGACAAAGGCAGTGGAAGTTTagagggaaggcaggagggggcaGTAGACTGAGAGGGGGATGGGGGCTGGAGAGAGGTGGACAGAGAGAAGATTAGGGGCCCCTAAGAATGCTTCCCAGAGCAGCTGGGACTAGAACTAGAAACTCAATGATGACGGAGTCTCTCTCCAACCAGGGCTCTTTGTCCCTCTGCCCTGCATATCCTGAGAGTAGGGTTTGCTGAgagggagaaaggcaagaaggcaggCTGATATTCAGAGGCTgacaggaaagaaaaggaagagaggggaaAGCAAGCAGAGCCCAGAGCCCTAAAGACAGTTTCTGCCTTCTCGGTGGTTTTGCCAGGGGTCAGCTCACTAGCTCAGGGTCTGTTTGTTCCTCCTTCTCTGGTCTGGACTTCAAGGTTAACTTCACCAGACCTGGATCATGCCTTTACTCTGTGTCCTTCCTATACTTATGTGCATAGCCTGCACAAAATCTGTTTGACTCAGAAAAGGTTCAAGTTGGAAGAGACCAGAAAGATTATCTAGTTTGGAAAAATGGGACCAAAAAGGGGCAGAGATTTCACATCAAGCCAGTGGCAGGCCAAGAATAGAAGCCTGGTCCTACTGCCTCCCAGGCCAGGAAGAGCCCTTACCTCTGTCCCGCACTCTCATCCATGAGTTCTGTTTCTCCAAGTAGGCTGTCCAACTcaggatgataataataataacagctaacatttataagTGTGAGGCACTGCACTAAgttctttatttaattttcacatcccTATGAGGTGGGAACtactgtcatccccattttaaagatggttaaactgaggttcagaaaggttaaatgatttgcctAGGTTTTCCACAGCCACTACTAATAGacttgggatttgaatccaggcagtgtGACACCAGAGGCCATACTCTTAACCATTATACTATATTCCCTTTCTAGAACAGGACTTTAAACACAGAGGATGGTACATATACaactctgcctgcctgcctgcctatcTCCTGACTTCGTTTGGCAATACCAGAGCAGAATGTGCTTCCAAAAAGGCATCTGGACACATTCTTGGTGCCAGGGCCCAGAGTGGGtcatggtgggggaggggaattgGTGGGAGATTACCAATGTACCTGATAATGCTCCTACAGAAAGCATTCCCAAATTAGGCAGGTGAACTCAGGACTCTCACTTTCTCCAGTTTTCCATCTGGCCATAGCCCTTCCCCTTGGCATTTGCTCCAAGTGTATCCCAAAAAAGAATATGCCCTGAAAAGAGCAAGTCTTAGCCTCCAAGTACAACTAAAATCAAAGAGAACTTTGAGGTTCTCTAGTCTGCTCGACCCACCATTTCACAGGATGAAAGTGAGGTATAGAAAATTCAAGTGAAAAGCACACCAGGTGCACACTGTGTATTTATGTACCATCCACAGCTGCAGAGCCGGAAGGGACATTGGAAACCATCTAGCTGGGCCCCTCAAGCTACAGCAGGGTAACTGAAGACAATGCAGGCCAAGGGACCTGTCCCCAGCACACAATTAGTAAACGATAGTGTAGCGCCAGGCTTCCCAGTATGCAGGCCAGGCCACTGTGGCCCTCTGGTTCTCTCATTGCTTTAGTGTTTAGAGGAAATTCACTGACAAAAGGGAAAACTACAAAGCTGAATTTCCCTATGAGGGTACTTAAGAATGAGCAcaagaaaaatctatttttaaaaaatcccatttGTTCTGAGCGTTGTTTTTAAGAGTCTCAGGATAGAATTAAGATTAACAAAAGTGATATATGAGGTGAAACTTTTATCAATGGATTTGAAAAGATTCATTGGACCAAAAAGACTCTTCCTAAGACATAAGTAGAGCCATCATCACAGCACACAACAATAGGGGCCTCCTTTGTCACAAAGCAAACAGATTCCATTCATGCCGTTATGGAGCACTTATAATCTTGCATTTTGATTACCTGTTTGTGTGCCTAACTCTCCCACAAGACTGAGAGCTTTTCCAGGATAAATACTGGTTCTTGTTTACCTTGTATCTCAGTGCTTACCAGGTGCCTGGCATAAAGCTGGTGCCCAATAATGAGGATCTAAATCAAGGGTCAGCAAACCAaggcctgccacctgtttttgtaaataaagttttattggaacacagctaccctcattcatttacatattctctatggctgcttttgtgctacaaaagCAGAATGAGTAGTTTCAGTTGAGACTGGATGGCCCtcaaaagtctaaaatatttactacctggccctttacaaagaaagtttgctgacccctgctatAAGTAATATTTTACGTGTATAGTCTTCTATAGTTTACCATTTTTGCATTCCTCTAGAGTGGGTACCTAtggctccattttacaaatagtCACAATAGGACTCAGGGGAGTGAACTGATTTGTATCACTGAAAAGTATTCCACACACATGGGTAAGATTTAGCAGTGGaaaaatttttcatttgtctAGTCCAAGGCCTCTGGTCCCACAGGCAATGAGTGGCAGAGCTAAGACAAGAACACTAAGCATCTGGTACCAAGTCCAATGCCCACTGTCCTGCACCTGACTCCTTCCTTAAGAGCCTTAAGtagataaatgaaagaatatttattgCTAATTCCTACCTAGGTGCCACTCACTGCATGATGCAAGAATTGCTTAGGTCAACAGACACTCATTCCCAAGCTCACTTGGAACCTGAACACAGTTCTCCTAAATACCAAGCAAACTTGCAATCAGCTTTCTGTGCCATATAGGTGCTGTgagtgttaaatgagataattcctgACACAATAAGGGTAATCATGATAAATATGTCTTTGGCACTTACTCTGAACCAAGCACTGGGCTAAGCACTTTCTTTATATGTATCATCTCACTAATCCTCATTACACAGCTAGGAAgtattatgatccccattttaaatgcagaaaagaaggccagctgtgtgacttttgtCACGTTTCTTAGTTTCTCTGCACCTCAGCTTCCTCaattgcaaaatggagataataatagtaccaacctCATTGTGTGGTTGTGAAAGTTCAACTAGTTAATACTTAAGAAGTGCATAGCACAATGCCTGCTACAtagcaagcattcaataaatggtagctgctgatgaaaaaaaacagtaaaacatAATCCAAAGAATTGCTAATTGAGTGGTatgatgtgccagacactgtgttaTACTTAGAGGAGCAGTGTGGACGGTGATTAAAGAACACAGGTTCTGGCATCAAACAGACCTGGTTCAAATTGTGGCTctaagtgtgaccttgggcaagcaaactctctcatttctgatattggcaatttgtgtcttctttattttttcctggcCATTATGGCTAGAGGTTATTAAATGTTATtgattgtgatattgtgatttataataagaaatatatatttggtcttcttcctatTCCTGgctcagagctcctaaaatccttgacATTTCCTAAGTGAGGAGAGCAatgaaggtgtcttttgttatgttaataaggtgacttttggaactcacctaaggatgggggctggttccCAGGAGAACCAAACCTGTAATTAGAGAGTTAGAACTTTTAGTTCCACCCCCCTGacctctggagaggggagaggggatggaggctgaatcaatcaccaatggccaatgatttaatcaatcatgtctatgtAATTTAGCCtctataaaaacccaaaaggactgggttcagagagcttccgggttggtgaacacatggagatttaGGGAGAGTTTCGCACTTGGAgaggcatggaagctccatgacTTTTCCCTATACCTTGCTCCatgtatctcttccatctggctgttcctgagttatatcattttataataaaccagtaatctattaagtaaaatgtttctttgagttctgtgagccactctagcaacttaatcaaacccaaggagggggcatGGTTGGGACTTCCAATCTATGGGTGGTTGGTCCAaagcacaggtgataacctgggcttgtgactggtgtctgaagtggaggtggggagaagtcttgtgggactgagcccttaacctgttggattgatgctatctccaggtggaTATTGTCAGAATTgggttgaattgtaggacacccaggtgGTGTTGCAGAATTGCTTGGATGCTTGGGGAAACTCCCTTACACACATACAGTGAAATTGGGTGATCGGAATATTATTGATCTTCTAATGAAAAAACAGGTTTTGTTTTCactagtgttttttgttttctattttattgatctacactctgatcttttttatttcctttcttctgcttactttgtgtttaatttgctcttcttttggaAGGTAAGGTCATTAAtatgagacctttcttcttttatataatACAGGCATTTTAGTGCTATAAATGTCCCTGCTAGTACTGCTTTAGCTGAACCCTGCAAAATTTGATATTCTAGCCATTCTTTAATTCACTAAAATATCTTTATTGGATATTTCCAATGCATCAGGCACTATGCTAGTTGCTGGAGATAGAGCAGTGAACACGACAAAGTCCCTACCCTTATGGAGCTGATATCCTAGTGGAGAGAGACAGATGTTAAACACAGAAATAAGTAACAAGATAATTTCAGCTAGAGGTAAGTGTCTCTGTGACCCACTAGGGATGAGAGAGGTGCTAGAGGGTCATGGAAGGCTTCtccaaggaggtgacatttgaggtgACAGTTCCTTGACAAGAAGGAACCTGCTGGGTCAGAATGTGGGCTCAAGGCATACTTCCTAAGTGAGTCTACTGGCAAGTCAAGCTGGATGGTATAGTAGATTCAAGGGATTTCAGGGCTGATCAAGGCAAAAGATATGCATAGCAGTAGCACACAACGAGGTTTATTTGGGTGGCTTTTTGACAAGCTGAATGCTAAAGAAAGTCCTTCACAGCATGAGACATTCCAGAAGCAATGGTGAGGGGCCACCACAcagaaggggaggagggcaaCGGAACTCCCAAAGGAGAGGGAGATCAGAGAGGGGGCTTACTGTCTAGGTCATGTCACTCAGCAGCAGGATGGGGCCTCTCTATGCCAGAGAACTCTGAAGGGCAGCGGTGACTTGAGGTCTTTTATAGCTAGCAGATGTTGAGTGTAGTTTTGCAGGGTATGCAAAGCAGGAAGGTGCTAAATGGCCTAAAAATATGCTTATTTGGactatatttaaaacaattggATGTGTAAAAATTTAAGTTTGATGCCAGCAGGCTCCTGAGCAGTCTCTCAGCCTGCTGTGAAGAAGTAAACAATATATAACCAATATACGGGGACCATCTTTAACCCATTTATATAACAGATGGTTAAGCAATCAATGAGCATTACAATCCTTTCCAGGATTTTCCtctgattccttctcaaggctcaTAACCAAACCATAATTGAGAGGTGAGCCAAAGAAAGCTGATAGCAGAAGCCTGGGCTGGCTGTATTTGCATTTCAATGTAGACCAGGTGCAGTTCATCCTAGACGTTttctttaacagctttattgagaattTCCAGTTggttcttttgaaattttttaaaaatagctttattaagatataattcacataccatacaattcacccatttacaaTATGCAATCCAATGTTTTCTAAAGTATTCATAGATAGATGCAACCGTCACCACTCAtggtcaattttagaatatttttcaccacctcaaaaagaaaccccatatcctATATCTATCATCTCCTTATCCTCTTCCTGGATCAATCCACCTCCTAGCTATAAGCAaccactttcctactttctgtctttatatattcctctgttctggacatttcgtgtgaatagaatcatacaatgtatGGCTTTTTGTGGTTGTctattttcacttagcataatgttttcaaggtttatccattttGTAGCAAGTATCTGTACTTCgttactttttatggctgaataatattccattatatgtatataccacattttgtttgtcaatTTGacaattgatagacatttggattgtttctaccttttagcTATCATAAATAGTGCTGATATAAGCATTCatgtacacatttttgtgtggacatgtttttatttctcttgggtatatgcctaggaatggaattgttgggtcatatggtaactctatgcttaAATGTTTGAGGatctgccagactgttttccaaagcagtttcCCGGCAGCAATGTATGAGACTTCTGATTTTTCTACATCCATGGAAACAATGGTTGATTCTAGCCATCACAGGGAGTGTGAAACgctgtcattgtggttttgatttgcatttccctgatgactaacgatgtcaagcatctttttatgtgcctgttggccatttgtgtatcttccttggagaaatatctattcagcccattttttaaattgggttgtctttttatgtttgaattgtaagagttctttatatgttctggataaagtcccttatcagacatatgatttgcaaatacttcctCCCATTGTGTGAGTGGTgtttccactttcttgatagtaccctttgaagcataaaagtttttaattttaatgttcaatttatctattttttctttcattgctcaTGCTTTTTGTATCATCTGCAAGAATTCTTTGCCAAATCTAAGATCATGAAggtttactcctatgttttcttctaagagttttaaggttttagctcttacatttatgtcattgatctatttttagttaattttcgtAAATGATTTAGTTTAGTTTAGCTTCCTGTGCTGCCTGGCTGTGCACATTTTCCTTGAGTGCTGCAGGCCCAGACACTAACAAGCTAAAGGAAGGATTCCAATATGGTGCCTACCAGAGTCTGCATCAGCACAGTTGAAGTAGGTCACAAAaatggctgctgccagtgtcAGTCCCTGATGGGAGGGAGCCCAGCCACCTCACCTCTCCAGGAGGCACTCTGAGCTTAGTAAGTGAGTCCCTTTTACCAATGGACTCAATACTTTTCTATCTGGTGTTTCTGTGCTGGTTTTTAGGTCAAGTGAGTCTGTgcttgggccctttaagagcaggttttcctttctctgaagtTATATAATTTTCCTGGGCATACTCCCTTTTGGTTTTCAAAGCCTGGTGTTTTGGGAGTCTCATCTCTCTTGTGCTTGATCTAAGGGCTGGGATACCTAATGTGGAGTTCAAATCCCTCACTACTCCAGGAAAAGCTCTGTACCTTTGAGATTGCTTCCAAACATGAAGTGCCACAGCTAGGGTATGgtttttttcctcagcagaacTGTGTCTCTGCCTGCTCCACTCCTCTCTATGTTGCCCCTTGTTGTGGAGGTTCTTTTCATCTGGTTTCCAGATCTCTTTCAGAGAAAATTATTCCACATGTagtctgtgggagatcaagatttggccaacCTGAactatatctctttaccttgattgttttctctgatggacatttgacctcccccactacctgcctaaagaatttgacacagtaactccttcctggaacagatcttctatctgatggctgtaatataatgtaaaatagatgttacaatagaaaaggcaccaacaagcccatcttatgtctctctggccacattctctggatggccctgcaaggagttgccagaaaaacatttacatttataaggtaaatctgcatttgtaaaggtatctccctctctgtattgggaagaggggggatggcctcatttctagagacttataaatgtggaaggtgaggccttaaatctgcataataaccttactcttgtttactgtgctttagtggtaatctcctgtaactgactccccctaccgccaacatcctcctttgtcattggctgaacatggtatttaagacgagaatttctgctattgtgttgagaaacacagtgtccctggtttctcccatgtatacatgttattaaatttggtattattttctcctgctaacctgtcttgttaattatttggccagccataagaaccttaagggaaggggcagagggggattctccctcttcccccaacaagtcGTAGGTTTGTTgtatccatgggaggaggtgaactCAGGATCCTCCTACATGCCATCTTCCATAAACTCGCCAatctcccctctttcatttctgattctaataatttgagacttctctctttttatcttggtcACTCTACCTAAagtcttgtcaattttgttgacctttccGAAgtaccagcttttggtttcattaattttctgtattgtttttctatCCTCTATCTcattaatttccactctaatttttataatttcctctGTATTCCTTGCTTTAGgttcagtttgtttttctttttacagtgTTTTCAAGTGGAAGGTTAGGTgactgatttgagatctttctttcttaatACAGGCATTTTGCAACTATAAATTTCCATCTAAGgactgtatcccataagttttgatagcttatgtcttcattttctttcatctcaaaatattctctaatttcccttttgatttcttctttggcccattgtTTATTTAGGTGTGTAGTTTAAttgccacatatttgtgaattgcCCACATGCTTAATAGCTGGCTGATTGCTGAACTGTTTTTAACAATGTCCTGGGGCATAAATTGCTTTACAAACTAGTGCAGTCAAATTGTGGCTCCTTTGAAGAAGTGGTTTCTGAGGGCAGTGTTTGATATTTGTTCTGACCCCAGAGGGCTTCTCCCAGCTGTTTTTTGTAAACTAGCTTGCTTACAGTTTAGCCTATATCTTGAATCTCCTACAAATGCCTTTCACCACAACCTCCTTTGTTCCTGCACGTGCCCTCAGTTTTGAACTTCTCCTCGCTTTCTTGTAAATGACAATGGTTCCTTTGGGGAACAATTAGGAGCTCTCTGTTTATGGCCTGCTTCTCTTCCTGGCACAATCTCTGATTcagggctctggagctgggagTGGGGACAATGGCAAACTTCTCTCTGAGTGATACCTCCACTCTGGGAGATAAGCACTTGATCAGGGAGGGCACTAGTCTGTGTTCTCTCAACTTGCCTCTCCTCGTGTGGAACCAAAGCCTTGAGAGCTGGGACCAGGTGACCTGTGCCCCGGTCTTCTGCACAAGTAGAGGCTGGGTGGCAAGAGGAAGCCCCACGTCTTAGCCACACTTGCCTTGTGACTTAGCCTCAGCAACAGATAGCTGGGGGCAGGACAACAACTTAGCCTCAGCAACAGATAGCTGGGGGCAGGCCAACAAATACTAACATCCTGCTCCTCTTGAGAAGAAAGGCTTCCAactgggagctggagaaagagGGAGTTGGCTGCAGGAGTATGGAGTGGAGTCTCGGCCTCTCTTAGCTGAGAAGGCGAAGAGAGTGAACAGTGTTGGTTCACATACCACAGACTCTCACCTTTCTTactgaattttcatattttttcttgaatatatgtgttttcttttgctctttgCCCTTAGAACGGCTTGCATCCTAGACCTTTTAATAACTCTGGTACCTTTTTTGTTGTGCTACATTTACTAACTTCTGCTCCTCCCTGTAGCCAGGAGGGTGATAAGGGCAGCAGTGTCCAAAGAGTGGCATACATTCCACTGAGATATGACCAGCATCCATTACataattttcaaatgtacataGGTATGTGGGTATGGCAAAATTTTGAAGATGTTCAAAAATGACTGAAGTTTGGGAACCATCTCCATAGGGAAAATGGTGTggactttaaaaacaaatatacctgtaattcattcattcaacaaatatgtattgagcctCTACTATAGGTCAACTACTAGTCAAAGCTATGGAGCCATaacagtgaaaataaaaacagaaaagcattCTTGGTCTCACAGAGTTTATAatctattaggttgaaccatatgaaattgccaatattaaACCACTGTTGACCATCAAAAACAggaatttcatatggttcaacctaatagtaGGGGGAAATTCCCAGCTTTATCACTGGCTAGCTATGTGACTCCAGGTAAATCACgctatctctctgagcctcagtttcaccacGTGGAAAATTAAGATAATAATGATTTTTTGTGATGATTCTCCAAGTTAAGTGGGGAGGTATCTAGTAGAGTGCTTaatacatagtaggcacttgatATACATGAGTTTTCTTACATTTGAACAACCTTCCAAAAAACATCTGTGGAGTTTGTATGCTTATTTCAAAAGACAAAAGGGAAGGGAAGACAGAGGAAAATGATGTCATTCTTCTCTGATAGCCTGGGTGGCAAGAAATTAACTGAGAAAGGAGAGAAgcctgaaaaaaacagaaagtcaTGGAAAGATCCTGGGGAGCTAACAGCAAGGTGGCATAGAGTTCAGTCTGGAAAACCACCTGATTGCCATTCACAGGTTCAGAGCCTAATGGAACTCAAGCAACAGTCTGAACAAAACTTAGACTGTATGGCTCCCAAGATTCACTCTCAAGTTTCACTTTCTAATCCCTTATATTTTGGTTTCCTCAGAAATGGTTTTGTaggtggaggggagagggaaaagtGAGGAAGGAATCAAGGTATGCtgctgttgggggtggggaaggagagtAGTAAAAATTTCTGAGAAATGGGCAAGAGCAAAAGGGGATGAGCactttgggaaacaacaacaaactttTACAGAAAATTTTTACCAAAGGTAAATGGCCTTAAACTGCACCACGAGGAACAAAAGTTAGATGTTGAGGAGAATTTCTTGACAGTGAAGGTTGTTGAACACTGGATTGGCAGAATCCTCTACAGCAGATGTCGGCAAATTACCAAGTTTGGGCCAAATCTAGCCAGGGACCTGTTTTTGAAAGGCCCACAAGCTaagaataatttttactttttaaagagttgtaaaaaaaaaaagaatatatgataGAGACTACAGtggccct is a window encoding:
- the LOC131401062 gene encoding uncharacterized protein LOC131401062 — translated: MKASCAPSWRHVHLRQRSQKRGYTTEGGCSPARCGWGPVTRWLSLRLARRQPAALNPSGTPSEGAACLPVSPPPISGFVPLQASQDAGPPPSLSPVSLTTAWHSVAKRAQPRCRPTHSPLKSSDGALPLAHKLKITGQPSLCALVAPSPALTMETLSSCWTASLSELVPTGYLAQVFPGCPEVEGLPGKVGLKESEQCDKDDLSPGEESGQNRKKTKVNKIWNFVSCRKGASSLGKRPQSMILLEDTSRPSELKPKVTLMDRTKSFKRLKPSTGASKNTDPRSSKTQETQEAPGIYQMRKAEEARKPFRHSYAGHIEGLETFLADVQRLVHTPGG